A genomic segment from Alteribacillus bidgolensis encodes:
- a CDS encoding uracil-DNA glycosylase, giving the protein MSILTNDWAPRLDQEFQKDYYVKLREYLKREYRETTIYPDMYDIFNALHHTTYENTKAVILGQDPYHGPNQAHGLSFSVQPEVKMPPSLQNIFKELYDDLGYEMPEHGCLTKWAEEGVLLLNAVLTVRNGQPNSHRGIGWEQFTHEVIRQVNEKEDPVVFILWGKNAQAKEELITSAHHLVIKSPHPSPFSAHRGFFGSRPFSRTNEFLRNAGRPEIDWSISSNKKE; this is encoded by the coding sequence TTGAGTATATTGACGAATGACTGGGCTCCTAGATTAGATCAAGAATTTCAAAAAGACTATTATGTAAAACTAAGAGAGTATTTAAAAAGAGAATATCGGGAAACGACCATTTACCCAGATATGTATGATATTTTTAATGCTTTGCATCATACTACGTATGAAAATACAAAAGCAGTAATACTTGGACAAGATCCATACCATGGCCCAAATCAAGCTCATGGATTAAGTTTTTCTGTTCAGCCAGAGGTGAAAATGCCTCCATCATTGCAAAACATATTTAAAGAACTTTATGATGATCTTGGGTATGAAATGCCTGAACACGGTTGTCTCACAAAATGGGCAGAAGAAGGTGTCCTGTTATTAAATGCTGTCTTAACGGTAAGAAACGGGCAGCCTAATTCACACCGGGGAATAGGCTGGGAACAATTTACACATGAAGTAATTAGACAAGTTAATGAAAAAGAAGACCCCGTAGTATTTATTTTATGGGGAAAAAACGCACAGGCCAAAGAAGAATTAATTACTTCGGCTCATCATTTGGTAATTAAATCGCCCCATCCCAGTCCCTTCTCTGCTCATAGAGGTTTTTTTGGCAGCAGACCATTTTCACGAACGAACGAGTTCTTAAGGAATGCTGGGCGGCCAGAGATTGATTGGAGTATTTCTTCTAACAAAAAAGAATAA
- a CDS encoding endonuclease/exonuclease/phosphatase family protein, with the protein MRLLTLNVHSWQEEDQLDKIKTLARVIQGNDYDVIALQEVSQHIDSSLVYKNIRKDNYALLVIQELQKLGNTQYQLLWDVSHYGYDEYEEGLALLTRHPVKKEYSFYVSKSKSKDNWKARKIAGGTLLVNGSPFSFYSCHLGWWGDKEEPYEQQVERLIKGVNHQHPFVLLGDFNAADTFKEEGYDYVIKQGLFDTHLHRNDVTIKGNIAGWEENVEGLKIDHIFTSWKPVVSHSRIICNGKNEPIISDHFGVDVQLE; encoded by the coding sequence ATGAGACTATTAACGCTTAATGTTCATTCCTGGCAAGAAGAGGATCAGCTCGATAAAATTAAAACGCTGGCCCGAGTTATCCAGGGAAACGACTATGATGTTATAGCTTTGCAAGAGGTAAGCCAGCACATCGATTCATCTCTCGTCTATAAAAATATACGTAAAGATAATTATGCTCTTCTTGTTATTCAAGAATTACAAAAGCTAGGAAACACTCAATATCAATTACTATGGGATGTATCTCACTATGGATACGATGAGTATGAGGAGGGGCTGGCTCTTCTAACGCGTCATCCAGTGAAAAAAGAATACTCCTTTTATGTAAGCAAGTCTAAATCGAAAGACAATTGGAAAGCTCGTAAAATTGCAGGGGGGACTCTTCTTGTCAACGGTTCTCCTTTTTCTTTTTATTCTTGTCATCTTGGTTGGTGGGGGGATAAAGAAGAGCCTTACGAGCAGCAAGTAGAACGTCTAATCAAAGGAGTCAATCATCAACATCCTTTTGTTCTTCTTGGCGATTTTAATGCAGCCGATACGTTTAAAGAAGAAGGATATGATTATGTCATTAAACAAGGTTTATTTGATACACATCTGCATAGAAATGACGTGACGATAAAAGGAAATATAGCAGGCTGGGAAGAAAATGTAGAAGGATTAAAAATTGACCACATTTTTACCAGCTGGAAACCCGTTGTTTCTCATTCTCGTATTATATGTAACGGCAAAAACGAGCCAATCATTTCTGATCATTTTGGTGTAGATGTTCAATTAGAATGA
- a CDS encoding DUF4190 domain-containing protein — translation MTDLERGELAWKRKVCIKPENEPATVNGKAITSLVLNCFSGDDISICYYKSYPGYSAILGLIFGVLGLKEIKPSGQGGRGLAIAGNTCSVIGLIISVIFIIFLVIGIVTFMQMDHSPPM, via the coding sequence ATGACTGACTTAGAAAGAGGTGAACTTGCATGGAAAAGGAAAGTATGTATAAAACCAGAAAATGAGCCTGCAACAGTAAATGGGAAAGCCATCACCTCCTTAGTTCTGAATTGTTTCTCTGGTGATGACATTTCTATTTGTTATTATAAGTCCTATCCTGGCTATTCGGCTATTCTCGGACTAATATTTGGTGTCTTAGGATTAAAAGAAATAAAACCATCTGGGCAAGGAGGACGCGGGTTGGCGATTGCTGGAAATACTTGCAGTGTCATCGGATTAATCATTTCTGTCATCTTCATTATTTTTCTTGTTATTGGAATAGTTACATTTATGCAAATGGATCACAGCCCGCCAATGTAA
- a CDS encoding AbrB family transcriptional regulator — protein sequence MLREKVICVGVALLLGCILAFLRIPAGWLLGGLLTGIGYGLFIKRLAFEGWPFRIVLALVGVNVGFMMQTEIFQLIAQYFVPLLLSLTLTLAAGVGIGWLMNHWTNLDPLTAYFCCVPGGASEVIALSGDYGADNRVVAAFHTARITFFVLTIPFLAGFFYPDELQGKSAGFALEGMELSVLAGLFTAILVTILLFRLWKVPAGTLFYGIFTGFIISEWVFAGSASLPSYIGGIGQALIGVMVGIRFDRPTFFKLKDIGKPSAVLLAIYFLFSLTLAAIFEWMTGLPYMTSLLSTVPAGAAEMSSTAMALHLEPTLVASLHIIRVIALFIFLPFCINLLKRAAEQGN from the coding sequence ATGTTAAGGGAAAAAGTAATTTGTGTGGGCGTTGCATTACTGCTGGGATGTATTCTTGCCTTCCTGCGTATACCGGCTGGATGGCTTTTGGGCGGGCTTTTAACCGGGATTGGGTATGGATTGTTTATCAAACGGCTTGCGTTTGAAGGCTGGCCGTTTCGGATTGTGCTTGCTCTAGTAGGAGTAAATGTCGGATTTATGATGCAAACGGAAATATTTCAATTAATTGCTCAATACTTTGTACCGCTCCTTCTCTCGCTTACCTTAACATTGGCGGCTGGTGTCGGCATTGGCTGGTTAATGAACCACTGGACTAACCTAGATCCGTTAACCGCTTATTTTTGCTGTGTCCCCGGGGGTGCATCTGAAGTGATTGCATTGAGCGGGGATTACGGAGCAGACAACCGGGTAGTTGCTGCATTTCACACAGCAAGAATCACATTTTTTGTTTTAACGATTCCATTTTTAGCTGGGTTTTTCTACCCGGATGAACTGCAAGGAAAGTCTGCTGGTTTCGCTTTAGAAGGTATGGAGTTATCGGTATTAGCGGGACTTTTTACGGCAATTTTGGTTACTATATTATTGTTTCGGTTATGGAAAGTGCCGGCTGGAACCTTGTTTTATGGAATATTTACAGGATTTATTATAAGTGAATGGGTATTCGCTGGTTCTGCTTCGCTGCCATCTTATATCGGAGGGATCGGACAGGCGCTTATCGGAGTGATGGTTGGCATCCGTTTTGACCGTCCGACTTTTTTTAAGTTAAAAGATATTGGAAAACCAAGTGCTGTATTGCTTGCTATTTACTTTTTATTTAGTCTGACACTTGCGGCTATTTTTGAGTGGATGACCGGTCTCCCTTATATGACTAGTTTACTTAGTACGGTTCCGGCAGGAGCAGCTGAAATGAGTTCAACAGCGATGGCTTTACATTTGGAGCCTACCCTTGTTGCGAGCTTACATATTATTCGGGTGATTGCATTATTTATTTTTTTGCCGTTTTGTATTAATTTATTAAAAAGAGCTGCTGAGCAGGGGAATTAA
- a CDS encoding aldo/keto reductase, whose protein sequence is MSIETSITLNNGVEMPWVGLGVYQAEAGEEVKQAVKTALENGYRSIDTASFYYNEESVGEAIKESNVAEEDIFITTKVWNDEQGFNETLEAFERSRQKLGVDKIDLYLIHWPVPGKYKETWGALEKLYEEGKVRAIGVSNFTEEHLENLMKEAKVKPMVNQVEFHPRLFQKGLLEYCQSHNIQLEAWRPLGKGDLLGVDVVKRIAEKHAKTPAQVLIRWCLENKVVTIPKSVTPERIKSNADVFDFALDTEDIQAIDGMNENQRYGYHPDDFPYDKM, encoded by the coding sequence ATGAGTATCGAAACATCTATAACATTAAACAATGGGGTAGAAATGCCTTGGGTTGGCCTTGGTGTATATCAAGCAGAAGCTGGAGAAGAAGTAAAACAGGCAGTGAAAACTGCTCTGGAAAACGGGTATCGAAGCATTGATACAGCATCGTTTTATTATAATGAAGAAAGTGTTGGAGAAGCTATTAAAGAAAGTAATGTGGCGGAAGAAGATATATTTATAACGACAAAAGTCTGGAATGATGAGCAAGGCTTTAATGAAACATTAGAAGCATTTGAACGCTCTCGTCAAAAACTCGGTGTGGATAAAATTGATCTTTACTTAATTCACTGGCCGGTGCCAGGAAAATATAAAGAAACATGGGGTGCTCTAGAAAAGTTATATGAAGAAGGAAAAGTACGAGCAATAGGTGTCAGCAACTTTACAGAAGAGCATCTGGAAAACTTGATGAAAGAGGCAAAAGTAAAGCCAATGGTTAATCAAGTAGAATTTCATCCAAGATTATTTCAAAAAGGCTTGCTAGAATATTGTCAAAGCCATAATATTCAATTAGAGGCATGGCGGCCGCTTGGAAAAGGAGATCTGCTTGGAGTGGACGTAGTGAAACGAATTGCAGAAAAGCACGCAAAAACGCCTGCTCAAGTATTGATCCGCTGGTGCTTGGAAAATAAAGTGGTTACCATTCCTAAATCAGTTACGCCAGAGAGAATAAAATCAAATGCTGATGTGTTTGATTTTGCCCTCGATACAGAAGACATTCAGGCTATTGACGGCATGAACGAAAATCAGCGTTATGGTTATCATCCGGATGATTTCCCGTATGATAAAATGTAA
- a CDS encoding YdcF family protein — MPLQLYENDKAAKLIFTSGKEENMKEAESEVARKYALENGAKREDIFIETKSHITEENIRYAKDIMQQNNIDNATIVSEPLHMKRAMMIAEDQGVNVYSSPAADTAYQSLSKESCFTIAAISFFHPFDHNIHVQ; from the coding sequence ATGCCACTCCAGCTTTATGAAAACGACAAAGCAGCCAAACTGATATTTACTAGTGGTAAAGAGGAAAACATGAAGGAAGCTGAATCAGAAGTTGCCCGGAAGTATGCGTTGGAAAATGGAGCAAAACGAGAAGATATATTCATAGAAACCAAATCACATATTACAGAAGAAAACATTCGGTACGCCAAAGATATAATGCAGCAAAACAATATCGACAACGCAACGATTGTGAGTGAACCTTTGCATATGAAACGAGCCATGATGATTGCTGAAGATCAGGGTGTAAACGTTTATTCCTCCCCTGCTGCAGACACAGCATATCAAAGTCTATCTAAAGAGAGCTGTTTTACTATAGCAGCTATCAGCTTCTTTCACCCTTTCGATCATAATATACACGTCCAATGA
- a CDS encoding PTS transporter subunit IIBC, protein MFSFDFWQKFGKALMVVVAVMPVAGIMISLGKAFEMMVSDYPFLQSVAQMIEGIGWAVIENLHILFAVAIGGSWAKERAGGAFAALLAFIFINRITGSIFGVNSGMLEEGGASVQTLTGAEIAVSDYFISVLGAPALNMGVFVGIISGFLGASLFNKYNSFNKLPEVLSFFNGKRFVPFTVMAGSVVVSLALALVWPSIQTVLNNFGEWIATSRESAPVVAPFVFGMMERLMLPFGLHHMLTVPINYTELGGTYVIQTGGSIGQTVAGQDPLWLAWATDLYNSITQGDMETYEELKEEVTPARFKAGQVITSTAALIGIALAMYRNVDPDKKHIYKSVFLSAALAVFLTGVTEPIEFMFMFAAPLLYVVYAIMTGAAFAVVDFIDLRVHSFGIIELATRTPLMINAGIGRDLLNFAFVSLAFFTMNFGIAHFMIKKFKLPTPGRKGNYIENNTSDIPSNSESTSQIEDDSQASQVIELLGGRGNISEVDACMTRLRVTVKDLEAVSGEEEWKKNGAMGLIVKDKGVQAVYGPKADVLKSEIQDRLGA, encoded by the coding sequence ATGTTTTCTTTTGATTTTTGGCAAAAATTCGGAAAAGCTTTAATGGTAGTTGTGGCTGTTATGCCCGTGGCCGGTATTATGATTTCATTAGGAAAAGCATTTGAGATGATGGTTTCTGATTACCCATTTTTGCAATCGGTTGCGCAAATGATAGAAGGCATCGGGTGGGCAGTTATTGAAAACCTGCATATTTTGTTTGCAGTGGCTATTGGAGGATCATGGGCTAAAGAACGGGCTGGCGGGGCATTCGCAGCATTATTAGCTTTTATATTTATTAACCGTATAACCGGTTCGATCTTCGGGGTTAACTCGGGGATGCTTGAAGAAGGAGGGGCATCTGTTCAAACATTAACAGGTGCTGAAATTGCAGTAAGTGATTATTTTATTAGTGTACTAGGGGCACCCGCTTTAAATATGGGAGTTTTTGTCGGAATCATTTCTGGTTTTCTTGGAGCCAGCTTATTTAATAAATATAACAGTTTTAATAAACTCCCTGAAGTATTATCTTTTTTCAATGGAAAACGGTTTGTACCATTTACTGTTATGGCTGGATCAGTGGTCGTTTCATTGGCTCTTGCATTGGTATGGCCTTCGATCCAGACCGTATTAAACAATTTTGGAGAATGGATTGCTACCTCTCGTGAAAGTGCTCCAGTTGTGGCCCCTTTTGTTTTCGGGATGATGGAACGATTGATGCTCCCCTTTGGCTTACATCATATGTTGACCGTACCAATCAACTACACGGAACTTGGCGGTACGTATGTTATTCAAACAGGAGGCAGCATTGGCCAGACGGTTGCCGGGCAAGACCCTCTTTGGCTTGCATGGGCAACTGACTTATATAATTCCATTACTCAAGGAGATATGGAAACCTATGAGGAATTAAAAGAAGAAGTCACTCCAGCAAGATTTAAAGCTGGACAAGTTATTACTTCAACAGCTGCTCTTATTGGGATTGCATTAGCCATGTATCGTAACGTCGACCCTGATAAAAAGCATATTTATAAGTCTGTCTTTTTATCCGCAGCACTGGCTGTGTTTCTGACTGGTGTTACAGAGCCAATTGAGTTTATGTTTATGTTTGCAGCACCTCTTTTGTACGTTGTATATGCAATCATGACTGGAGCAGCTTTTGCAGTCGTTGATTTCATTGATTTACGTGTTCATTCTTTCGGTATCATCGAGCTGGCAACTCGTACTCCGCTCATGATAAATGCCGGAATTGGACGGGACTTATTGAATTTTGCATTTGTTAGTCTGGCATTTTTTACAATGAATTTTGGAATTGCTCATTTTATGATTAAAAAGTTCAAACTGCCTACGCCTGGGCGTAAAGGAAATTATATTGAAAACAACACAAGTGACATACCTTCTAATAGTGAAAGCACCAGCCAGATAGAGGATGACTCGCAAGCCTCTCAAGTTATTGAACTATTAGGAGGTAGAGGAAATATCTCAGAGGTAGATGCTTGCATGACAAGACTTCGTGTTACAGTGAAAGACTTAGAAGCTGTCTCAGGTGAGGAAGAATGGAAGAAAAACGGGGCTATGGGCTTGATTGTAAAAGATAAAGGGGTACAAGCTGTGTATGGTCCAAAAGCAGATGTACTAAAATCTGAAATACAAGACCGGTTAGGAGCATAG
- a CDS encoding DedA family protein, producing the protein MLTFLLDTLEQLGIIGLFLGVAVEAISIPFPAAIVMLVYGYIMDPSSLEWVLLSFGAAAVYTAISYIPYWLSLRYDHLLQNRVNKSSSKQMLKFMDKYREWTISAGRVLGMGYIVYLAAFYKITPFRYGFFTFLGILPVAFLMFYLGSLGNIEVVYTWFQNVQYGIVVLIIVAIGWYIFYRMKTRKKYQRKQQS; encoded by the coding sequence ATGCTGACATTTTTATTAGATACACTCGAACAACTTGGTATTATCGGCTTGTTTTTAGGAGTAGCCGTGGAAGCCATCTCTATACCGTTTCCTGCAGCTATTGTCATGCTGGTATATGGTTATATAATGGATCCTTCCAGTTTAGAGTGGGTGCTGCTTAGTTTTGGAGCTGCAGCTGTTTATACGGCCATTAGTTATATCCCTTATTGGCTTTCTCTTCGTTATGACCACCTTTTACAAAACCGTGTAAACAAATCAAGTTCCAAGCAAATGCTGAAATTCATGGACAAATACAGAGAATGGACAATATCCGCAGGAAGAGTACTTGGTATGGGGTACATTGTATACTTAGCTGCTTTTTATAAAATAACTCCTTTTCGTTACGGATTCTTTACCTTCCTTGGTATACTGCCTGTTGCTTTCCTTATGTTCTATTTAGGAAGCCTAGGAAATATTGAAGTAGTGTATACGTGGTTTCAAAACGTACAATACGGTATAGTAGTTTTGATTATTGTAGCGATTGGCTGGTATATCTTTTACCGTATGAAAACGAGAAAAAAATACCAACGAAAACAACAGTCGTGA
- a CDS encoding inositol monophosphatase family protein produces the protein MKEWKNMLSSAKSWAKEAGELQVKRVEGPMEMDSKSSPIDLVTELDVWTEKFLTGKIQENYPGHVMRTEESGFHEGDSDYEWVIDPIDGTVNYARGIPFFCISIGIRYKGETVAGLLHAPKLKETYEAIKGEGAYLNGHPIQVSETSQLNKAVIGTGFPYDKGTDEDNNLAYVQELVPRIGGIRRLGSAALDLAQVACGRMDAYWEIKLNAWDVEAGLILVEEAGGKTIVREEEKGLYVLGANPYLFNTLKELIKR, from the coding sequence ATGAAAGAATGGAAAAATATGCTTTCCTCAGCAAAAAGCTGGGCAAAAGAAGCTGGAGAGTTACAAGTTAAAAGAGTAGAAGGACCGATGGAAATGGATAGTAAATCTTCACCTATTGATCTTGTAACAGAGTTAGATGTGTGGACAGAAAAATTTTTAACAGGAAAAATTCAAGAAAACTATCCTGGCCACGTAATGAGAACAGAAGAAAGCGGCTTTCATGAAGGAGATTCGGACTATGAATGGGTTATTGATCCAATTGACGGAACGGTCAATTATGCACGGGGAATCCCGTTTTTTTGCATATCTATTGGTATTAGGTATAAAGGGGAAACGGTAGCAGGTTTATTACATGCTCCAAAACTAAAGGAAACGTATGAAGCGATTAAGGGAGAAGGAGCTTATTTAAACGGTCATCCTATCCAGGTATCTGAGACATCACAGTTGAATAAAGCCGTTATAGGAACTGGTTTTCCTTATGATAAAGGAACGGATGAAGATAACAATCTTGCCTATGTACAAGAATTAGTCCCCCGGATAGGTGGTATTCGGCGACTAGGAAGTGCAGCGCTCGACCTTGCTCAAGTTGCTTGCGGCAGAATGGACGCATATTGGGAGATAAAATTAAATGCATGGGATGTAGAAGCAGGTTTAATTCTTGTAGAAGAAGCAGGAGGAAAAACGATCGTGCGTGAAGAAGAAAAAGGACTGTACGTTCTAGGAGCGAATCCTTATTTATTTAATACATTAAAGGAACTAATTAAGCGGTAA
- a CDS encoding DUF421 domain-containing protein, with protein sequence MDLHFTWKAIVIVLGGVLILRLAGRKSISQLTVAQTVMMIAVGSLIIQPVGDRNIWITMIITFLMVITLLFIEYIVLKSNAIETFIYGKSLIVVENGQINKSNLKKLRLTVDMLEVRLRQQNIRSFSDLQWATIESNGQLGYMLKPDKQYATKEDIKMLKSIIELNQSNPPNETTITQTNVSDDIFNEVKNRKHIEKPKENLD encoded by the coding sequence TTGGATTTACACTTCACATGGAAAGCTATTGTCATTGTCCTTGGAGGAGTACTTATCTTGCGGTTAGCTGGAAGAAAATCAATCTCACAGCTTACGGTTGCTCAGACTGTCATGATGATAGCTGTTGGTTCATTAATCATTCAACCTGTTGGCGACAGGAACATTTGGATTACTATGATAATTACATTTTTAATGGTAATTACACTTCTTTTTATTGAGTATATCGTTTTAAAATCGAATGCTATTGAGACTTTTATTTATGGAAAATCACTTATAGTAGTCGAAAATGGCCAAATTAATAAAAGCAATTTAAAAAAGCTGCGGTTAACAGTCGATATGTTAGAGGTACGGTTAAGACAACAAAACATTAGAAGTTTTAGTGATTTACAATGGGCTACAATAGAATCGAACGGTCAGTTAGGGTATATGTTAAAACCCGATAAACAATACGCTACTAAAGAAGATATTAAAATGCTGAAATCGATAATTGAATTAAATCAATCTAACCCTCCTAATGAAACCACAATAACTCAAACAAATGTGTCAGATGACATATTTAATGAGGTTAAAAATAGAAAACATATAGAAAAACCTAAAGAGAATTTGGATTAA